From Azospirillum brasilense:
ACCTCGTCCTCTTCGCCGCGGTCTATGCCGGCACCCTCGCGCTGGAGAAGCGGCGCCACGGCCGCTTGATCGAAGGCGCCCCGGCCAAGACCGAGGGCCTGCGGCGCTTCCTGCGCGGCCCCTGGCCGCTGGTCTGGGGAGCGGTGGCACTGGCCGTGCTGAACTTCGCGACGCTGGCGCTGGCCGGGCGCCCGTGGGGCATCACCTCGGCCTTCGCGCTGTGGGGCAGCAAGGGGCTGGCCGCGCTGGGCGTGGACGTCGCCTCCTGGCCCTTCTGGCAGGCCCCGGCCCAAGCCAGGGCGTTGCAGGAGAGCGTGCTGGCCGACGTCACCTCGGTGATGGATTTCGGCATCATCCTGGGCGCGCTGCTCGCCGCCGGTCTGGCCGGCAAGTTCGCCCCGGTGTGGAAACTGCCGCTGCGGTCGCTGGTGGCGGCGGTGGTCGGCGGGCTGCTGCTCGGCTACGGCTCGCGCCTCGCCTACGGCTGCAACATCGGCGCCTATTTCAGCGGGATCGCGTCGGGAAGCCTGCACGGCTGGGTGTGGATCGTGGCGGCGCTGGCCGGCAATTACCTGGGCACCGGGCTGCGCCCGTTCTTCGGCCTGGAGGTCGAGCGCACGCCGCGTCCGACCGCCTGCTGAACGGGATGCTCTGATCGGAAACAAGCGATGTGGCGGGCTGTCGAAGAGACGGACCGCCACGTCGCTGACGCAAAGTTTTTACAAAGGCTGGTAAGGGACGGACACGATGTCCGAAGCGGACAGGGTCCTCACATTCAGCGTCGCCATCACGACGGCGGCACCGGTGCCGGAGCCGTCCGCGTCGTAGGACAGCGTTCCCGTTGCGGTGTCGAATATGAAGCGGTCATCCGCGTCCGTCGGCGCATCCAGCGCGAACAGACCCGCGTCAAGCGTTCCGTCGGGGAGACCGAAACTCGAGCCTTCAAGTTCGATGCGATCCACCCCGCTTTCAAAGTCCAGGATCACGTCCGCATTGCCGAAAAACCGATTGAAGCGGAAGGCGTCGGCACCGGCGCCGCCGATCAGGACATCGTTGCCGAAGTCGCCCAGAAGGGTGTCGTTTCCGGCCCCGCCGGAAAGAGTGTCGTTGCCGCTCCCCCCTTGCAACTTGTTGTCTCCGGAATCCCCGGTCAGGGTGTCGCTCATATAGGACCCGTAGAGATTTTCGATCCCGCTGAGGAGGTCGCCCTCCGCGTGGCCGCCGACGCCGATGCCGGTGGAAAGGTCAACCGTGACCGCCTCGTTGGAGTACATGTAGGACGCCAAGTCGATGCCGTCGCCGCCGATGAGCACATCGGCCCCCAGGCCGCCATTGATGGTATCGTTCCCGTCATCGCCGCGCAGGGTGTCGTTTCCGTTGCCTCCGAACAGATTGTCATTGCCGGCTCCCGCGTCGATCTCAACGGCGGCGGCGCCGAAATGGTTGCTGTAGCTGTCATTTCCATCACCGCCATAGACCCTTTCGATCTGTGACGCCACGAGGTCGACGATGATGGAACCGCTTCCCTCCACAACAAGGGTATCGAAGCCGGCTCCGCCATCCACCTGATTGTAATGGTTGAGGATGGCCGCGACATGGAGGTGGTCGTCGCCATTGCCACCAAGCAGCGTGTCGGAGCCGGAGACACCATAAAGCCAGTCATCGCCGGCACCACCGTCAAGGAGATCGCTGCCTCCCCCACCGCGCAAGGTGTCGTTGCCCTCCAATCCTGAAAGGGAATCGGCATCGTATCCACCCGTCAGGGAGTCCGCGCCCGCAGTGCCAATGATCGTCGACATCCTCATCTCCTGATTGATCGTTGTTCGGTGCCTGCATCCCTGCGGCGCGCGACGGTATCGGCAATTCAGGGTAGATGAGCGTGATGGCCGTCACTCCTGACGAGAAATGTTCTGCGGCAGGAAGACGCATGGCGGGTGTCGGGTGAAATAATTTTCTCTTTGGGCGCGGGTGTCATGTCGTCAGCGATACTCCGGTCGCCGGGCCAGCCCTTCCTTCAGATGCTGGATCAGCAGCCGCACCTTGGGCGACAGGTGGCGCTGCGGCGGGTAGACGGCCCAGACGGCTGTGTTGGGCGGGCGGTGCGCTTCCAGAAGGGAAACCAGCCGGCCCGCCGTCAGATGCTCCACCACATAGTAGTCGGGCAACTGGCACAGCCCGAAGCCGCGCAGCGCCGCGTCCAGCACTGCCGTGCCGCTGTTGCAGCGCCAGCGCCCCTGCGGCCGGAACAGCCACTCCGGGCCTCCATCCTCCAGCGATCCCGCGTCGAAGGTCCAGCCGTCCGCAGTGCCGGTCAGGCAATCGTGCTCGGCAAGGTCGGCCAGCCGGCGCGGCGTCCCGCGCCGCTCCAGATAGGACGGGGCGGCGCACAGATGCATGACCCGCGGCGCGATCCGCGTGGCGACGAGGCTGGAATCCATCAGCCGCCCCAGCCGCACCGCCAGATCCACCCCCTCATGCACCAGATCCAGCCGGCGGTTCGTCAGCTCGATCTCGACGCGGAGCTGGGGGTGGCGCTCCAGGAAATCGTTGACCAGCGGGACGACGAACCGCTCGCCGTAGGCCACCGCGCAGGTCAGGCGCAGCAGGCCCTTGGGCTCCGCCTGGAGATCGCTGACGGCGAGCAGCGCCTCGTCCCGCTCCTCGATCAGGCGGCGGCACTGGGCGAGCAGGGAGCGGCCAGCCTCGGTCAGCGTCACGCTGCGGGTGGTGCGGTAGAACAGGCGGGCCTGCAACCGGTCCTCCAGCCGCGCCACCTGCCGGCTGACCTGCGAGGAGGAGATGCGCAGCCGCTCCGCCGCGCGGGAGAAGCCGCCGCACTCGGCCACCGCCACGAATTCGTCGATGCCATCCCAGCGGCTCACCCGTCAGACCTCCAACTCCGTGCCGATTATCCCCATACGGCAACAATCCTCTCCAACATTGCAGCGTTGTCAACGCGCGCGGAATGCTAACGTCGATCATCAAAGAAACGCGAACGCATGGAGACGGTGGGATGGTGAAGTCACGCGCGGCGGTGGCCTGGGAAGCGAAGCGCCCCCTTGACATCGAAGAGGTCGAGGTCGCGGCGCCCAAGCAGGGCGAGGTTCTGGTGCGCATCGTCGCCACCGGCGTCTGCCACACCGACGCCTACACCCTGTCCGGCATGGATTCGGAAGGCGTGTTTCCGGCCATCCTGGGCCATGAGGGCGCCGGCATCGTCGAGGAGGTCGGGCCGGGCGTCACCTCCGTCCAGGTCGGCGACCATGTGATCCCGCTCTACACGCCGGAATGCGGCAAGTGCAAATTCTGCCTGTCCGGCAAGACCAACCTCTGTCAGGCGATCCGCGCCACCCAGGGCAAGGGCCTGATGCCGGACGGCACCAGCCGCTTCACGGTGAAGGGCCAGCCGGTGTTCCATTACATGGGCACCTCCACCTTCTCCGAATACACGGTCTTGCCGGAGATCGCGGTCGCCAAGATCAACAAGGCGGCGCCGCTGGAGAAGGTCTGCCTGCTCGGCTGCGGCGTGACCACCGGCATGGGTGCTGTGCGTAACACCGCGAAGGTCGAGCCGGGCTCGACGGTAGCGATCTTCGGCCTGGGCGGCATCGGCCTGTCGGCGATCATCGGCGCCGTCATGGCGAAGGCGTCGCGCATCATCGGCATCGACATCAACCCCGACAAGTTCGAGATCGCCAAGCAACTCGGCGCCACCGACGTGGTGAATCCGCAGGATTACGACCGCCCGATCCAGGAGGTTCTGGTCGAGATGACCGACGGTGGCGTCGATTACAGCTTCGAGTGCATCGGCAACGTCAAGGTGATGCGCGCGGCGCTGGAATGCTGCCACAAGGGCTGGGGCGAGTCGGTGATCATCGGCGTCGCCGGGGCGGGGGAGGAGATCAGCACCCGCCCGTTCCAGCTGGTCACCGGGCGCGTCTGGCGCGGCTCCGCCTTCGGCGGCGTGCGCGGCCGGTCGGAGCTGCCGGATTACGTGGAGCGCTACCTGAAGGGCGAGTTCGAGCTGGACACTTTCATCACCCACACCATGGGGTTGGAGGACATCAACGAGGCCTTCGACCTGATGCACGAGGGCAAGAGCATCCGTTCCGTCATCCTCTACAACCCGTGAGGACCGGATGGAGTCGCAACTGACCCAGATCGCGGCGAACCGCTGCTTCGGCGGCTGGCACAAGCGCTTCCGGCACCGCTCCGCGGTGCTGGACTGCGACATGGTTTTCGCCGTCTATCTGCCGCCGCAGGCCGAATCGGGCAGGGTGCCGGTGTTCTACTGGCTGTCCGGCCTGACCTGCACGGACGAGAACTTCATGCAGAAGGCCGGCGCCATGCGGATGGCGGCGGAACTCGGCATCGCCATCGTCGCGCCGGACACCAGCCCACGCGGCCCCGACGTGCCCGGCGACCCGGACGGCGCCTGGGACTTCGGGCTGGGCGCCGGCTTCTACGTCAACGCGACGCGGGAGCCGTGGGCGAAGCATTACCGCATGCACGACTATGTGGTGCGCGAACTGCCGGAACTGGTCGAGGCGGAGCTGCCGGTGACCGACCGGCGTTCGATCTCCGGCCATTCCATGGGCGGGCATGGCGCGCTGGTCTGCGCGCTGCGCCATCCGGGCCGCTACCGCGCCGTGTCGGCCTTCGCGCCGATCGGCAACCCGGCGAGCGTGCCCTGGGGCGAGAAGGCGTTCGAGCGCTTCTTCGGCACCGACTACGCGGCGTGGCTGGAGTGGGACAGCTGCGCCCTGCTGGGCCGCGCCACCGAGAAGCTGCCGATCCTGGTGGACCAGGGCGACGCCGACAGCTTCCTGGAGAGGCAGCTGAAGCCGGAAAACCTGCAGCGGGCGGCGGAGGCGGCGGGCCACCCGCTGACCCTGCGGATGCAGCCGGGCTACGACCACAGTTACTTCTTCATCGCCAGCTTCATCGACGACCATCTGCGCCACCACGCGGCGGCACTGCTGAAGGACTGACGCGTTTCGTCCGCACATACGGTCCGGACTGGCGGCCCGTCCGCCTCCGGAATGGGCCGTATGTGCGGACGGGACACCCATTCGTATCGACAAGCCTCCTACCCAAAGGCATCATTTCGTTACGACGCGAAATAATTGGGAGGTTGTCGTGAAGTTCATGTCCAAGACCCGCCGTCTGGCTTTCGCCGCCGTGGCGGGCGCGGTCGCCATCGGCGCCACCGTCGCCGTGGCGCAGACCCCGGCCTTCTTCCGCATCGGCACGGGCGGCACCGCCGGCACCTACTATCCGGTCGGCGGGCTGATCGCCAACGTCATCTCCGGCACCAACGGCGGCGTGCCCGGTCTGGTGGCGACGGCGGTGGCCTCCAACGGCTCCGTCGCCAACATCAACGCGATCAACGGCGGCTCGTCCGAGTCGGGCTTCTCGCAGTCGGACGTCGCCTATTGGGCCCACACCGGCACCGGTCTGTTCGAGGGCAAGGGCAAGGTGGAGGACCTGCGCGTCATCGCCACGCTCTACCCGGAAACCATTCATCTGGTCGCTCGCAAGGACGCCAACATCAAGTCGGTCGCCGACCTGAAGGGCAAGCGGGTGTCGCTGGACGAGCCGGGCTCGGGCACGCTGGTCGATGCACGCATCGTGCTGGGCGCCTTCGGCCTGACCGAGAAGGACGTGAAGGCGGAGTATCTGAAGCCGGGTCCGGCCGGCGACCGCCTGCGCGACGGCGCGCTGGACGCCTACTTCTTCGTAGGCGGCTACCCGACCGGCGCCATCTCCGAACTCGCGACCTCGTCGGGCATCTCGCTGGTTCCGATCACCGGGCCGGAAGTCGACAAGATGCTGGGCCAGTACCAGTTCTTCGCCAAGGACACCGTTCCGGCCAGCACCTACAAGGACGTTCCGGAGACGGCGACCATCTCCGTCAACGCCCAGTGGCTGACCAGCGCCAAGCAGCCGGACGATCTCGTCTACAACATCGTCAAGACGCTCTACAACGAGAAGAGCCGCGCCGCGCTCGACGCCGGCCACGCCAAGGGCAAGCTCGTCACGCTGAAGAACGCCACCTCGGGCCTCGGCATCCCGCTGCATCCGGGTGCGGAGAAGTTCTACAAGGAACAGGGCGTCCTGAAGTAAGGCGCCTCTGAACACGATGCACCGGGCGGGGCCGTTCCGGCATGGCGCGGCCCTTTCCCGTCCCCACCCGTGGGGTCATTCCCTCCTCCCTTCTAGGGTTGGAGGGTTTTCGGGTTTGAGGGGTCATGAAGCAAGCCCCCGGCCCCGCCCGATTCATTCTGGAGCATCCATGACCGATACCCATCGCGACCCGCCGCCCGACATCCGGCTGGAGTCCGCGTCCATGGAACTCGACGAGGCCAAGGCGCGGGAGCTGGAGGAGAAGTTCGACTCCGAAATCCGCTTCCGGCCGCTGTCCCCGCTGGCGGGACATCTGGTCGGCGGCCTGCTGATTATTCTGTCGCTGTTCCACTACTACACCGCCGGGTTCGGCCTGCTGGCGGAGATGGAGCACCGCGGCATCCATCTGTCCTTCGTGCTGGGCCTCGTCTTCCTGGTCTTCCCCTTCACCAAGCGCGGCTACGGCGAGCCGGTGATGGGCACGCTGCTGCGCCCGCTGGGCATCGGCCTTCAGGATTGGGCGCTGGCCATCGGCGCGGTCGTCGCGGTGATGCACGTCCCGCTGATCCCGCTGGACGATCTGGCCTTCCGCGTCGGCAACCCGACCACCACCGACGTGATCCTCGGTTCCATCCTGATCATCGTGCTGCTGGAGGCGACCCGCCGGTCGGTCGGCTGGCCGCTGCCGATCATCGCGTCGATCTTCATGCTCTACGCGATCTGGGGGCCGCAGATGCCGGGGCTGCTGAAGCATCCCGGCGCCACGGTGTCGCAGCTCGTC
This genomic window contains:
- a CDS encoding YeeE/YedE family protein translates to MTDTTLGRAAGSATLLPGIDWRVVAVALLALAGGGLWIGDAVSGRQAALYLVGGAMGLVLYHALFGFTSAFRVFIADRRGAGLRAQMVMLAVACALFFPVLAAGTLFGMPVKGLVSPVGLSVVAGAFLFGIGMQLGGGCASGTLFTVGGGSTRMVVTLAFFIVGSVLGAYHLPWWQAQWTAAPVSVVAAWGWPVALAVNLVLFAAVYAGTLALEKRRHGRLIEGAPAKTEGLRRFLRGPWPLVWGAVALAVLNFATLALAGRPWGITSAFALWGSKGLAALGVDVASWPFWQAPAQARALQESVLADVTSVMDFGIILGALLAAGLAGKFAPVWKLPLRSLVAAVVGGLLLGYGSRLAYGCNIGAYFSGIASGSLHGWVWIVAALAGNYLGTGLRPFFGLEVERTPRPTAC
- a CDS encoding calcium-binding protein, whose product is MSTIIGTAGADSLTGGYDADSLSGLEGNDTLRGGGGSDLLDGGAGDDWLYGVSGSDTLLGGNGDDHLHVAAILNHYNQVDGGAGFDTLVVEGSGSIIVDLVASQIERVYGGDGNDSYSNHFGAAAVEIDAGAGNDNLFGGNGNDTLRGDDGNDTINGGLGADVLIGGDGIDLASYMYSNEAVTVDLSTGIGVGGHAEGDLLSGIENLYGSYMSDTLTGDSGDNKLQGGSGNDTLSGGAGNDTLLGDFGNDVLIGGAGADAFRFNRFFGNADVILDFESGVDRIELEGSSFGLPDGTLDAGLFALDAPTDADDRFIFDTATGTLSYDADGSGTGAAVVMATLNVRTLSASDIVSVPYQPL
- a CDS encoding LysR family transcriptional regulator; translation: MSRWDGIDEFVAVAECGGFSRAAERLRISSSQVSRQVARLEDRLQARLFYRTTRSVTLTEAGRSLLAQCRRLIEERDEALLAVSDLQAEPKGLLRLTCAVAYGERFVVPLVNDFLERHPQLRVEIELTNRRLDLVHEGVDLAVRLGRLMDSSLVATRIAPRVMHLCAAPSYLERRGTPRRLADLAEHDCLTGTADGWTFDAGSLEDGGPEWLFRPQGRWRCNSGTAVLDAALRGFGLCQLPDYYVVEHLTAGRLVSLLEAHRPPNTAVWAVYPPQRHLSPKVRLLIQHLKEGLARRPEYR
- a CDS encoding S-(hydroxymethyl)glutathione dehydrogenase/class III alcohol dehydrogenase, which encodes MVKSRAAVAWEAKRPLDIEEVEVAAPKQGEVLVRIVATGVCHTDAYTLSGMDSEGVFPAILGHEGAGIVEEVGPGVTSVQVGDHVIPLYTPECGKCKFCLSGKTNLCQAIRATQGKGLMPDGTSRFTVKGQPVFHYMGTSTFSEYTVLPEIAVAKINKAAPLEKVCLLGCGVTTGMGAVRNTAKVEPGSTVAIFGLGGIGLSAIIGAVMAKASRIIGIDINPDKFEIAKQLGATDVVNPQDYDRPIQEVLVEMTDGGVDYSFECIGNVKVMRAALECCHKGWGESVIIGVAGAGEEISTRPFQLVTGRVWRGSAFGGVRGRSELPDYVERYLKGEFELDTFITHTMGLEDINEAFDLMHEGKSIRSVILYNP
- the fghA gene encoding S-formylglutathione hydrolase, which translates into the protein MESQLTQIAANRCFGGWHKRFRHRSAVLDCDMVFAVYLPPQAESGRVPVFYWLSGLTCTDENFMQKAGAMRMAAELGIAIVAPDTSPRGPDVPGDPDGAWDFGLGAGFYVNATREPWAKHYRMHDYVVRELPELVEAELPVTDRRSISGHSMGGHGALVCALRHPGRYRAVSAFAPIGNPASVPWGEKAFERFFGTDYAAWLEWDSCALLGRATEKLPILVDQGDADSFLERQLKPENLQRAAEAAGHPLTLRMQPGYDHSYFFIASFIDDHLRHHAAALLKD
- a CDS encoding TAXI family TRAP transporter solute-binding subunit, with product MKFMSKTRRLAFAAVAGAVAIGATVAVAQTPAFFRIGTGGTAGTYYPVGGLIANVISGTNGGVPGLVATAVASNGSVANINAINGGSSESGFSQSDVAYWAHTGTGLFEGKGKVEDLRVIATLYPETIHLVARKDANIKSVADLKGKRVSLDEPGSGTLVDARIVLGAFGLTEKDVKAEYLKPGPAGDRLRDGALDAYFFVGGYPTGAISELATSSGISLVPITGPEVDKMLGQYQFFAKDTVPASTYKDVPETATISVNAQWLTSAKQPDDLVYNIVKTLYNEKSRAALDAGHAKGKLVTLKNATSGLGIPLHPGAEKFYKEQGVLK